A genomic segment from Quadrisphaera sp. RL12-1S encodes:
- a CDS encoding STAS domain-containing protein produces MDIVTVTADRAVDAPSALGFRSSLSPAGLQGVVVVKVCGEIDLYTGPALRQTLQDLLPPVTTPRRAGQGVGGAASGGAGDSGPARVRAVVVDLTEVTFVDSYALGVLVHGHRLARPGDRAYAVVATLPMLHKLFEVTGLGRVLPLHPDVASALSGLHPAREDARG; encoded by the coding sequence GTGGACATCGTGACCGTCACCGCCGACCGAGCCGTGGACGCGCCGAGCGCGCTCGGCTTTCGTTCCTCACTTTCACCGGCCGGCCTCCAGGGGGTGGTCGTGGTGAAGGTCTGTGGGGAGATCGACCTGTACACCGGCCCGGCCCTGCGGCAGACGCTGCAGGACCTCTTGCCTCCGGTGACCACCCCCCGCAGAGCAGGCCAGGGCGTCGGCGGGGCAGCCAGCGGCGGCGCTGGTGACTCCGGACCGGCTCGGGTGCGCGCCGTAGTGGTGGACCTCACCGAGGTGACGTTCGTGGACTCCTACGCCTTGGGGGTGCTGGTGCACGGGCACCGGCTGGCTCGTCCAGGAGACCGTGCCTACGCCGTGGTGGCCACCTTGCCGATGCTCCACAAGCTGTTCGAGGTGACGGGGTTGGGGCGGGTGCTGCCGCTGCATCCGGATGTGGCCTCAGCCCTGAGTGGTCTGCATCCAGCCCGTGAAGATGCCCGAGGGTGA
- a CDS encoding AbrB/MazE/SpoVT family DNA-binding domain-containing protein, which translates to MDATLVLGQQGRLVIPAEVRSALGLSAGDRLHL; encoded by the coding sequence ATGGATGCCACGCTCGTGCTCGGCCAGCAGGGCCGGCTCGTCATCCCCGCTGAGGTCCGCTCTGCCCTGGGACTCAGCGCTGGAGACAGACTGCACCTGCA